A region of the Actinomycetes bacterium genome:
GCCGACCAGCGCGCCGAGGATCAGGTTCTCGTTGAGCAGGGTGGAGACGGCCAGGTCCCGTGCCGGGACCCGGACGAGGACCCGCTCCGGCGCCTCGACGGCGGCCGACCCGGTGCCCCGCACCCCGGCCGAGCGGGCCAGCAGCTCGGCGCGCAGCGCCACCGCCGCCGGCTCGGACAGGTAGGCGATCCGCACGTGCGCGTTCTCCCCGCCGGCCACTTCGGGCTTGACCTCGGCCAGGCCCACCAGCCGGGCGAGGAACGGCCGGGACACCTCGACCGACTGCAGCCGCGACGACTGGACCCGCCGCTCGTTGCGGGTCAGCACGCCGCTGGCGATCCGCAGGTCGCCGTCCGCGTCGAACCAGAAGGAGCGGCGCCACCAGATCAGCCAGCCGATGCCGGCCCCCACCACGGCGACGAGCAGCGCCAGACCCAGCCGGACGACGATGCCGCCGGGCAGGTCCCGGCCCAGGACGAACACCGCGACCAGGATGCCGGGCAGCTTGTCGCCGACCTCGGCCACCGGCGTGAGCGGGTGGGTGCGGCGCGGGCGGCTGGACAGGTCGGCCCCGGGGGCCGGTGACGCCTCGGTCACAGCCCCGCCGACCGGGCCTCGCCGAGGGCGGCCAGGTGGTCGCGCAGCCGTTGCGCCTCGGCCGCGGGCAGCCCGGGCACGCTGGCGTCGGTGGTCGCCGCCGCGGTGTGCAGCTGCAGCCGCGCGATGCCGAACCTGCGGTCCAGCGGTCCGGCCCGGACGTCGACCAGCTGCATCCGGCCGAACGGCACCACCACGAGCTCGCGGAACATGATCCCCCGGGTGACGAGCAGGTCGTCGCCCCGCTCGGCGTACCCCACGGCCGCCACCTGCCGGCCGATCAGCCACCAGGCCCAGACCGCCACGAGCAGCCCCACGAGCCCGGCCAGGGCCGCAGCCCACGGGGCCACCGCGAGGGCCAGAGCCACTATGACGGCCGCCACGACGACCAGCACCAGCGGCAGGACGACGATCCGCCGGGCCAGGGCCAGCCGGGGGGAGACCCGCACCCAGCCGGCGTCCGGCGCGGCGAACGCGTCGCCCACCTGGTTGCTCACCAGCCCAGGCTAGCCGCGGGCGCTCGCCGGGCCCGAAGAAGTTGCGACGCGTCCAGTGCCAAAAGTCACCCAACGGACCATTGAGTGCGCTATACCTGCCCCCCAAGAGTGCGGAGCAGCCGCCTCGCAGCTGCGCCGGTGCGGGGACCGGCCTCGACGGAGGAGCAGTAGTGGTCGACATCTCCAACTTGAGCGAGGACGAGAAACGGCTCGCCGAGCTCGGCTACAAGCAGGAGCTGAACCGCTCCTGGTCCGGGTTCTCGAACTTCGCCATCTCGTTCTCGATCATCTCGGTCCTGGCGGGGTGCTTCACCAGCTTCAGCTTCGCATGGAACAACGGCGGCCCGGTCGTCATCGCCTGGGGCTGGCCGATCATCGCCACGTTCATCCTCATCATCGGCCTCACCATGTCGGAGCTGGTGTCGGCGTTCCCGACGTCCGGCGGCATCTACTGGTGGGCCAGCAAGCTGGGTGGGGTCAAGGCGGCCTACTACACCGGCTGGCTGAACCTCATCGGGCTGCTCGCCGTGGTCGCCTCGGTGGCCTACGGCTGCGCATACTTCCTGGACCAGACCCTGTTCAACTACGACGCGGGCTTCGCGGGCCACGGATACGAGTCCGGCGGCTACCCCTCGACTCGCGTCTTCGGCGAGTTCGTCGTCATCCTCGTCATCGCGGTGCTGGTCAACATCTTCAGCTCGCACCTGCTGGCCATGGTGAACAACATCTCGGTGTGGTGGCACGTGTTCGGCGCGGCCGCGATCATCCTGGCCCTGGTGTTCCTGCCCAGTCACCACTCGTCGGCGTCGTTCGTGTTCACCCACACCA
Encoded here:
- a CDS encoding PH domain-containing protein, whose protein sequence is MSNQVGDAFAAPDAGWVRVSPRLALARRIVVLPLVLVVVAAVIVALALAVAPWAAALAGLVGLLVAVWAWWLIGRQVAAVGYAERGDDLLVTRGIMFRELVVVPFGRMQLVDVRAGPLDRRFGIARLQLHTAAATTDASVPGLPAAEAQRLRDHLAALGEARSAGL